The stretch of DNA TGCCCCCCTTTCTATTTTTTTTGGGGTGTTGTTTTGCATATCAAGATTATCTCTATTCTCATTGCGTCTTGTTTTCTTATAATGTCTGTAGGCGGCATTGTACCAGATCAAGATGCATCATATGACGACCTGACAGTATTGTCAGATGATTCTGAACCAGTGAATGATTCAATTGACGGCGAGACAGACGCTAATGCTCATATTCTATCAGATTATAGTATAATGTCCAAATCTATGGGTGAAGATCAAAGATCAATTACATATTCTGTGGGATTAAGTACTAACAATACTGTTGTCTGTACCTATACTTTAACTTACACTTTGAATAATGGTGAGGCAGCCATATCTGGTTTAGATTCAGAAAGTGATGATTTGGTAATTCTCATGGAGGATTCAATTGTATTAAATTCTACTACTTATAATGTAATTTCAATTGATAATTCTGTTTTCACTAACAATGCCAAACTGTCTAAGATCTTATTATCTAATAATATCTCTTTATTATCTTCAAAACAATTCTCTGGCTGCACTTCATTGAATGAGCTATCATTAGGAATTAATTTATTAGAAATCGATGGCTATGCTTTTGAACGTACTATCATATCGAAACTATGCTTACCATCTAATGTTAAAACCCTATCTAATTATGCATTTGCTAACATGGCTTCTCTCAAAGAAATCGAATTCAATACAACTAAAATATCCACGATTCCAGATTATTGTTTTTCATCTTGTTCTGCTCTAGAATCTATCACAATTCCTAGTGGAGTATTATCTCTTGGAAAGAGTTTATTTAATGACTGTACATCTTTAAAATCAATTTATCTTCCTAGTAATATCACTCTTAATGCTTACCTTTTTTCTAGTTCTAAACCATCATCCATTGTCAATGTTTATTTATCTTCACAGACCACAATTAGCGGCACAGTGGCAAATACCCTTAATCTTCACATGTATGCATGCAATACTGAATTACCAACAGTTCCTACCAAGAATAATTTTAATAAATTTTATATTCATATATCATTAAATGAATATATTAATTATACGATGGTTGAAGAACTTGGATCTAAACTCCCAAAGGTCCAAGCTACTCTTACCTCAGCAGATGGATTTGTTTACGATTCTACTGATTCATCTAAACTCATAAAATATGTTGGAACCGGATCCTCAGCAACAACTGTAACAATTCCTTCTAGTGTAATGTCGATCGGATCTAATGCATTTAATAATGACGCTAGCCGCAGTTTAACTGAAATCCATTTTGAGGGAAACTCAGCTCTTACTACTATTGGAGATAGTGCATTCTCTAGTTGCACATCGTTGACAACAATAGACCTGCCAGGTAGTCTTACTACTATTGGAGATAGTGCATTCTATGGTTGTACATCGTTGACAACAGTAACTCTGCCAGGTAGTCTTACCACTATTGGAGATTATGTATTCCAAAGTTGTACATCTTTGTCTATTGTAAATATGAACATCACAAATATTATGAAATTTGGTGCGGATCCGTTTAGATACTGTAATTCTAGCATGACCCTCAACATTACTGGCGAGAGTGATGTAGTAGAAAAACTTACGATTGATGGAAATGACTTTTTAGTTAGTCATGATGGTAATCTGTTAGATCTAGTATACTCGTTTGGTGTTCCACATGGCAATATAACGTCATTGAGTAATGTAAGATCACTCAATGGTCTATTTACTAATTCAAATATAACTTCCATTAAAATACCTTCTACTCTTGCTTCATTTTCAGATAGTGAATTTTCAGGATGTACAAACTTATCATTAATAACATTTGATGAGAGTGTCAGCATCAATACAATCCCCGTGTCTTGTTTTTCAAATACTGCCATATCGACGATTGATCTTCCATCCTCAATATCAACCATCAACGCTAAAGCATTTAACCTATGTCACTCTCTAAAGTCTGTAACATTCAATGGGACAACCCTGAGTCTGATTGGAGATCCATTTGCATACTGTAGCTCTTTAGATTCTGTTACATTTACCAACCTGAATTCTGCGTTGACTATGGGTGCCAATGCTTTTGCTAGTTGTAACTCATTAAAAAATATCAATCTGCCATCGGGACTGTCTGCCATTGCTATAGGCACCTTTAATGGCTGTAGTTCACTCGAATCTATAAATTTGCAACCCGGCTGTACAAAATATGAAAGCGTTGATGGGCTGTTATTTGAAAAATCTAGCAATAATACTCTTAAATTATTAATCTGCCCAAGCTCTAAAACAAACATCATAACTCCGTCTGGAAATGTAGATTTTAATGGAAGATTAACGAACAACAGAACAATACAGAGCATAATATTTTCAGATGGATTTACTTCAATTATAAAAGATAATGAATTTTCAGGATGTATCTCTTTAACATCAGTGACGTTTGGCGACAGTTCGAGTCCGACATCTATTGGTAAAAATGCATTTAAGGGTACTGGGGTATATGATCTGGTATTTCCTAATACTATTAACTCAATAGGTTCAAACGCATTTGAAGGATGTTTATCGCTGACCACTGTTAAATTTAATGAAGAATCAAAATTGACAAGTATCGGAGATTATGCATTCAAGGGGTGTAACAACCTTCGCAGTTTTGAAATTCCAAAATATTTGTCTTCCATAGGTTCCAACATCTTTATGGATTGTGCGCTTCTTAATACACTTAGTGTGAATGAATATAATTCTTCATTCGACTTTTCAGATGGAATATTATCAAAGGGTACGGAAATAGTGTATGTTTTACCAACTAGTGAATCAATTAAGATTCCAGCAAATATCACATCTATCTCTTCAGACGCATTTTATAATAATAATTTAAAATCAATAAGCGTAGATACTAATAATTCGAATTATTGTTCTGATGGCATTGTTTTGTTTAACCTCGATAAAACTAAAATTATCGTAGTTCCAGGAGGTTTAGAAGATCTAACTATTCCAAGCAGCATCCAAACAATATCAATTGATGGCGGCAATCCATTTGAATATGTTAAATCATTGAAAAATATCACTTGGAATGGGGGATCATTATCCCTTAGTTCAAATGTATTCAGCAATCTTTCTACATTGAATTCTATAACTCTAGTTGCTTCAGGTGATATCTCCATAAATGGTGCTTTCGTAGGGTGTAGAAATCTGGAGTCGATAGTCATATCATGCAGCAATCTAAATTTAACAGATTCATTTACTAATTGTGGATACTATGATCTGGATGTAAATCTTAGCTGTACAGATTCTTTGAGTCTGTCTGGATATGTTTTTAATAATTGTAATGGTATAAATAAACTTGAAGTTTCATGCAAAAATGCGGCGAGTTTGAGTTTAATAAATCACCTGTATGGAACATTCAAAAATTTTGAATACACTCTAAACGATACTCAAAAAAACACATTGAATTCCATACTGAATTACAACGTATCCTTTAAATTCAACGATCTGTCTGGAGATTTTAGTGCAAATATTGAATCCATACGGTATGATGGGCTGATCGTGTTTTCATTGGTCTCTTCTGCAGGTTATACATATAATGATCTAAATGTATCTGTGGATAATTCAATTGTAACATCTAATCAAGGATTGTATGAATATAAATTATTAAGTGATGTAACATTTACCGTTAAAGAGCGGAACCCCGAGACCACTGTGACAGTAACATTTGACATGATGTTAGATGAACTGACTGACACTCAAAAAACTATGGGCGTAGGCCGAACTATTTTACCCAGTGATCTGCCAAATCCGCTAAGTGATAATTACACATTTGTTGGATGGTATACAGATGAAAACTATACAGCAAAGTATCTTCAGGCACCAATCTTGAAAGATACAACACTATATGCAAAATGGAATTTAAAATATGGTTCAAAAATTGTGTTTGATACATCTCATGGGAACGTACAGGCTATTGTTGAAAATGCAGGTAACAGCCTAACCAGTGGTGATATAGTGGCAGATGGAACAAGTATTACATTTTCTTTTGATCCATACGATGGGTTTGAATTGATGGGATGGGATGTTGCAGTAAATGGAGTTACATCTACATCTGACAATTTAGAATTTACACTTGTTGTGTCTGGTGATTCGATTATAAAGCCAAAACTCAGATACTATTCATCATCAAGCTCACTAATAAATATCACTGATCTGAAAACTTCGATACCTGGAGATACATTTACTGAAATATGGGAACATCTGGAAAATGTAGATACTAGCATGAATGTATGGACAGGATTTCCAAGTGTACCATTAATTGTAGACGATAATGTCTACATAAGAGTTGATGATAAATTATATATGATCGATCTTTATGGAGACGGCAAAGTAAAATCTACATCTGCAGAATCTAAAACAATATCTGCTTACTACCATTATCTTGGATATGGAAATGGAACAATCTTTGACTATGCTACAGGCAATGCATATAATTTAAAGTTAGATAAAATCTATAATGTTCATGATTCTGGGTGTGTTGGTGTAGATATATCCAGTGTTTCATATCATGATCAATATTTCTATGGACTGGATAATACTAATACGCTTTGGAAATTTGAAGCGAGCACTGGTAAATTATGCAAAGATGGATTTTGGGAATATGGGGTTAAAACTCACTGGCATGGTATATATGGTACCATATCAACTCCGGTATTTGTACAGGATCATATTTATTTCATAGAAGCTATTGGGAGCGAGGATGGTAGATATATAGGATCTGTTGATTTAAAGACAGGTGATAGAAGCACAACTACACTTAATAAACTAAATGGAAAACTGCTTGACGATGGTTGGTTAACATGTTATAACTATAAAGGAACTAATTATCTGTTTGTTACAGGTTATGGAGACAATCTTTTTGACTCTTCATCTAATAGCAGTGCAATAATTGACTGCGTCCCCTTAAGTTCAGATGGATCATTCGTTGAAGAATCTGAAAGATGGATATACACCGATAAAGGTGTTAATGGCACGGCATCTGCATTTGTTGTATATGATGGTAGAGGATATGTAAATGTTACAGGTACAACAAATTCCTCAAATGCTTCTGCTCAATTTTATGTTTATGATGTAAATTCAATGTTGGATACACCGTTGGAACAATGGAAAGACGCAACATTTGAACAGGATACAAACAACTTTCTGATTTATCAAGAAGACAGTGTAAAAAGTCACGGTTCAATTGTAGTAAGTACAGCATACTATAATGAAACTGGCAAAGTTTACATCTATCTCATACCCTATGAAGCAGGTGAACAAGCAATATATATCTTTGAAGATTCTCAAATTAAGACAGCTCCGAATAAATATTATAAAAGTCCTAAAATAGGATCTGCATATTGTTCTCAAGCTGTTAGAATTGGAATGGATGGACAGTTTATCTGGTATAATGATTCAGGAACCATATACTGCTATGGAAATTCAGAGATGAATGATTATTTCTTCATGGTTGATGACGGAGGTAACGGCTCGATGTGGAGATCATCATCAGGTCAAAATCCAGTTGAGGCAGTTAAGAAGCTTGGCTATACTGTTGGAGATGATGGTTCTGTGTCTAAAGACGGTAATAATTACACCATACAATGCTGCATTGGTGACCAATGGTTTTCATTGCCTAAATTGGATCTAGGTGGTTTCACAAAATATCACTATTACATACTTTCCTCAACAAATATTGACTCTGATGCATATTGGTATTATGAATCTGGAGGTATATTGTTAAAATGCAAATGTAGTGATATTCTTAGCAATAAGAATTTAATTAACACTAAATTGTCACTAGATCCATTTCCAATAGACGCTCTACACACTCAAGATATAAATTCAATCAAGCTAGAAATCGAAATTGAAAAATCATTACCTGGTCTTACTGGGTATGATTCGATAGTCATTGGTTTGCACGTAAAATTTGACGATAGTACAACTGCATACACATATGCAGAATTGGAATTTAGTAATTCAAATACGATAGAGTACATATCTGAATTAGGCTCATCTTCCAAACCAGTTAGCTATTCAATTTCGATCTATGACGGTTGGTTAGAGTTTGATTCCAATGCAGTTTGTTTGAATCAGATATTTAGGGACTTATGATGTGATGTAATATGAAAACTGCTCTAAAAGTTGCATCTATCTTTGCTGTGAGCATGCTGTTAATTCTCAGTGTGTTTCCTGCAGTACAAGGCCTTAATGACAACTTGACTGACGATATCGAGATAACATATGGTGACGGGTATATATATATAAATGGAACAATGAATAGATATGATGACGGGTCTAAATTAGGTATTATCATTAAAAATTCAGAAAATAGCAAAATATTGGATTCGTATATCCAGTTACGCAGTGTTAATTTCGATGGTTCATTTAATACTGGAGTCTTGCCAAATGGAGAGTATACAGCATATCTGACCTATTCCTTGAATATGAGTCCACTGTCTTATCAAGAAGTTAGGTTTAACATAACTGATGCAGCCACTGTTAAAGTCACCGGTATATCCATATCTGAGAGCAGCATATCACTAGCTGAAGGAAGTTCAAAGCAGTTAATTGCTAGCATTCAGCCGTCAAATGCTACTGTTAAACGTGTTAGTTGGTCATCAGACAATGTATCAATAGCAACTGTAACTCAAGATGGAGTTGTATCAGCTATAAAAGTAGGAACTGCAAATATTACTGTTAAAACAGAAGATGGCAATTTTACTGATACATGCAATGTTAACGTAACATCTGCCCAATCATCATCTGGAATAACACTATCTGCGACCACAATTTCAATATTCAATGATGGGGAGGGTGTTACACTTTCTGCAAGCTTATCTGGAATTAATGCATCTGATTTGATATGGAAAACCGATAATGTAGACTGTGTTGCATTTCGTAATGGTAACAATACAACTAATGAAGTATTAGGTAAAACTCAGGTAGTGATAACCGGTTTAAGTATAGGTACAACGAAGATCACTGTTTTGGCTGCCAACGGCTCATATGCCGAGTGTACTGTTACTGTTAAGGATAAACCGGCTGATACCTCTAATGAGTGGTATTATTTCTATATACAATTTAAAGAAGATTCAAGTGCGGCAAGCGGAACAAAATTTTCATCCGATGCTGAAAAAGGGTTCTGGTTAGCAGGTTATGGAACAAATGCCGCAAATGCTTTGGAAAATGTATGTGGTGAAAATAGCATAGACATCATGTTAGTTACAAAAGGATCTCTCAGGGGTTGGTTAGGAACATTCTTTGGACTTAAAGATGAACAACAGTCTAATGGAGATTGGAAGTATTGGTCACAGTATAAATGGACTGGGGCAGACTTTTCTTCCAGTGGTTCATGGTTTTATAATAATTCTTCATTGGGCTATTATGACGCCGGAGGAACATTTGCGCTTATAAGACAGATTACTTCTGTAGATGGAGCCTCAGCCGGCATTAATGTAAAAGCTTCAGACGTGCCCGAGGGGCTCCGGCACGATTCTGATTCGGTTACAATTACTTATGACACAAACGGAGGTTCAGTTAAGAACTTCACAGAAAAAGTGAAGAAAGGCGATTCTGTAGATCTTTCAAAATCTGCTGGAACTAAAGAAGGATACAGGTTTGTGGGGTGGAATACAAACTCCTCTGCCTTATCTGCTTTATCATCTCTTAAAGCAGATTCAGATAAGACACTGTACGCAATATGGATTTCAGCGTCTGCCGAAGTCACCACAACAAAAAATCCTGATGGATCAGAGACTACAACGATAAAATACGAAAAGCAGAATGAGGATGGCACTAAGTCTTCAATCACACAAGTAACAACTGTCAAAGAAAATGAAGACGGATCTAAGAATACATCGGTTGAAAAAACAGAGACTGTCAAAACCTCCGAAGGTACTGTTCAATCTACAATCGAAGAAAAAAGCAATGAAACTGTTGATGCTGACGGTTCTGTTGATAAACAAATCGAGAAGGTAGTGAAAGACGCAGAAGGCAACAACCTTGAAGAGACGACGGCTTTGGAGATGACAGATAAAACAACCGGCGTCTCCACATCTGCTGAAATCAAGAAAGACTCAGCAGGGAACGTACAGACTTCTTCAACATCACAGGTGAAACTGGAAAACACCGGCGGAGTAGCAAAATTGGATTCCTCTGTAATTGAAACTGCTCTCAAACAGGCTGAAAAAGTTAAAGACGTTGCAGCGGAAAAGAATGCAGACATAGAACACGTCTTAGAAGTTGAAACCAAAGCAAATCAAACTGCGGAGTCAGCTACCGTTGAAGTGCCTGCAGAGTCGTTATCTAAAATTGCAGAATCAGAAGTTAAACTAAAACTGAAAACTGATATGGGAGAAATCGAGATACCTCCAGAGGTTGCTAAGAACTTAGCATCTGTGGAAGGAGAAAAGGTTTCATTGGCGATCTCTAAAGCAGATAAAGAAGAACTCAACAACAAGCAGCAGGATGCTGTAGGAGATTCTCCGATCTTCAATCTTTCCGCTAAATCTGATGAAAACGAGATTCATGAACTCGGAGGAACTGTAAAAATCACTGTGCCTTATGAGCTCAAGGAAGGGGAAGATCCTGCAAAGATCGCTGTCTGGTATATTGATGAATTGGGAAATATTGTGAAAAAGAATTCTGTCTACAATGAAAAAACAAACACAATCACATTTGAGACTGACTATTATTCACTTTATTTCGTCAAGGAAGACGCCAGTGATCCAGACCCGGTAGTTCCACCAAAGGATGATGAGAAAGGTGATGGCAGCAACACGATATACTACGCAGCAGCTGTGATTGCAATAATCGCAGTTATTGCAGTGGCGCTTGTGAT from Candidatus Methanomassiliicoccus intestinalis Issoire-Mx1 encodes:
- a CDS encoding leucine-rich repeat protein produces the protein MSVGGIVPDQDASYDDLTVLSDDSEPVNDSIDGETDANAHILSDYSIMSKSMGEDQRSITYSVGLSTNNTVVCTYTLTYTLNNGEAAISGLDSESDDLVILMEDSIVLNSTTYNVISIDNSVFTNNAKLSKILLSNNISLLSSKQFSGCTSLNELSLGINLLEIDGYAFERTIISKLCLPSNVKTLSNYAFANMASLKEIEFNTTKISTIPDYCFSSCSALESITIPSGVLSLGKSLFNDCTSLKSIYLPSNITLNAYLFSSSKPSSIVNVYLSSQTTISGTVANTLNLHMYACNTELPTVPTKNNFNKFYIHISLNEYINYTMVEELGSKLPKVQATLTSADGFVYDSTDSSKLIKYVGTGSSATTVTIPSSVMSIGSNAFNNDASRSLTEIHFEGNSALTTIGDSAFSSCTSLTTIDLPGSLTTIGDSAFYGCTSLTTVTLPGSLTTIGDYVFQSCTSLSIVNMNITNIMKFGADPFRYCNSSMTLNITGESDVVEKLTIDGNDFLVSHDGNLLDLVYSFGVPHGNITSLSNVRSLNGLFTNSNITSIKIPSTLASFSDSEFSGCTNLSLITFDESVSINTIPVSCFSNTAISTIDLPSSISTINAKAFNLCHSLKSVTFNGTTLSLIGDPFAYCSSLDSVTFTNLNSALTMGANAFASCNSLKNINLPSGLSAIAIGTFNGCSSLESINLQPGCTKYESVDGLLFEKSSNNTLKLLICPSSKTNIITPSGNVDFNGRLTNNRTIQSIIFSDGFTSIIKDNEFSGCISLTSVTFGDSSSPTSIGKNAFKGTGVYDLVFPNTINSIGSNAFEGCLSLTTVKFNEESKLTSIGDYAFKGCNNLRSFEIPKYLSSIGSNIFMDCALLNTLSVNEYNSSFDFSDGILSKGTEIVYVLPTSESIKIPANITSISSDAFYNNNLKSISVDTNNSNYCSDGIVLFNLDKTKIIVVPGGLEDLTIPSSIQTISIDGGNPFEYVKSLKNITWNGGSLSLSSNVFSNLSTLNSITLVASGDISINGAFVGCRNLESIVISCSNLNLTDSFTNCGYYDLDVNLSCTDSLSLSGYVFNNCNGINKLEVSCKNAASLSLINHLYGTFKNFEYTLNDTQKNTLNSILNYNVSFKFNDLSGDFSANIESIRYDGLIVFSLVSSAGYTYNDLNVSVDNSIVTSNQGLYEYKLLSDVTFTVKERNPETTVTVTFDMMLDELTDTQKTMGVGRTILPSDLPNPLSDNYTFVGWYTDENYTAKYLQAPILKDTTLYAKWNLKYGSKIVFDTSHGNVQAIVENAGNSLTSGDIVADGTSITFSFDPYDGFELMGWDVAVNGVTSTSDNLEFTLVVSGDSIIKPKLRYYSSSSSLINITDLKTSIPGDTFTEIWEHLENVDTSMNVWTGFPSVPLIVDDNVYIRVDDKLYMIDLYGDGKVKSTSAESKTISAYYHYLGYGNGTIFDYATGNAYNLKLDKIYNVHDSGCVGVDISSVSYHDQYFYGLDNTNTLWKFEASTGKLCKDGFWEYGVKTHWHGIYGTISTPVFVQDHIYFIEAIGSEDGRYIGSVDLKTGDRSTTTLNKLNGKLLDDGWLTCYNYKGTNYLFVTGYGDNLFDSSSNSSAIIDCVPLSSDGSFVEESERWIYTDKGVNGTASAFVVYDGRGYVNVTGTTNSSNASAQFYVYDVNSMLDTPLEQWKDATFEQDTNNFLIYQEDSVKSHGSIVVSTAYYNETGKVYIYLIPYEAGEQAIYIFEDSQIKTAPNKYYKSPKIGSAYCSQAVRIGMDGQFIWYNDSGTIYCYGNSEMNDYFFMVDDGGNGSMWRSSSGQNPVEAVKKLGYTVGDDGSVSKDGNNYTIQCCIGDQWFSLPKLDLGGFTKYHYYILSSTNIDSDAYWYYESGGILLKCKCSDILSNKNLINTKLSLDPFPIDALHTQDINSIKLEIEIEKSLPGLTGYDSIVIGLHVKFDDSTTAYTYAELEFSNSNTIEYISELGSSSKPVSYSISIYDGWLEFDSNAVCLNQIFRDL
- a CDS encoding Ig-like domain-containing protein, producing the protein MKTALKVASIFAVSMLLILSVFPAVQGLNDNLTDDIEITYGDGYIYINGTMNRYDDGSKLGIIIKNSENSKILDSYIQLRSVNFDGSFNTGVLPNGEYTAYLTYSLNMSPLSYQEVRFNITDAATVKVTGISISESSISLAEGSSKQLIASIQPSNATVKRVSWSSDNVSIATVTQDGVVSAIKVGTANITVKTEDGNFTDTCNVNVTSAQSSSGITLSATTISIFNDGEGVTLSASLSGINASDLIWKTDNVDCVAFRNGNNTTNEVLGKTQVVITGLSIGTTKITVLAANGSYAECTVTVKDKPADTSNEWYYFYIQFKEDSSAASGTKFSSDAEKGFWLAGYGTNAANALENVCGENSIDIMLVTKGSLRGWLGTFFGLKDEQQSNGDWKYWSQYKWTGADFSSSGSWFYNNSSLGYYDAGGTFALIRQITSVDGASAGINVKASDVPEGLRHDSDSVTITYDTNGGSVKNFTEKVKKGDSVDLSKSAGTKEGYRFVGWNTNSSALSALSSLKADSDKTLYAIWISASAEVTTTKNPDGSETTTIKYEKQNEDGTKSSITQVTTVKENEDGSKNTSVEKTETVKTSEGTVQSTIEEKSNETVDADGSVDKQIEKVVKDAEGNNLEETTALEMTDKTTGVSTSAEIKKDSAGNVQTSSTSQVKLENTGGVAKLDSSVIETALKQAEKVKDVAAEKNADIEHVLEVETKANQTAESATVEVPAESLSKIAESEVKLKLKTDMGEIEIPPEVAKNLASVEGEKVSLAISKADKEELNNKQQDAVGDSPIFNLSAKSDENEIHELGGTVKITVPYELKEGEDPAKIAVWYIDELGNIVKKNSVYNEKTNTITFETDYYSLYFVKEDASDPDPVVPPKDDEKGDGSNTIYYAAAVIAIIAVIAVALVILRKKNKL